One Halovivax ruber XH-70 genomic region harbors:
- a CDS encoding HIT family protein, with protein MDECPFCAIAAGQEPAHRVLEDDETVAFLDHAPMTTGHTLVIPKTHVPTLSVADPETVSRAFQTARRVGRAVERAFDVDGYSILQSNGAVAGQEVHHLHVHVVPRFEGDGVEIGADHEPLSPDRGADVSRSLRAVVE; from the coding sequence ATGGACGAGTGTCCGTTCTGTGCGATTGCCGCCGGCCAGGAGCCGGCTCACAGGGTGCTCGAGGACGACGAGACGGTTGCGTTCCTCGATCACGCGCCCATGACGACAGGCCACACGCTCGTGATCCCGAAAACGCACGTCCCGACGCTGTCGGTGGCCGATCCCGAGACCGTTTCGAGGGCCTTCCAGACGGCCAGGCGCGTGGGGCGGGCCGTCGAACGAGCGTTCGACGTGGACGGTTACTCCATCTTGCAGTCCAACGGTGCCGTCGCCGGCCAGGAAGTCCACCATCTGCACGTTCACGTCGTGCCGCGGTTCGAGGGAGACGGCGTCGAGATCGGCGCCGATCACGAACCACTGTCGCCCGACCGTGGTGCGGACGTGTCCAGGTCGCTCAGGGCGGTGGTGGAATAA
- a CDS encoding DUF6432 family protein — protein MRVKREYRDRDETQVTILDALVDRNEDGMTVFELRAAVSIDIDRLETALANLNDDDLIVVENSASETVIKPAPRVVPEPGADESDGSIVEWVRERFPF, from the coding sequence ATGCGAGTCAAGCGGGAGTATCGTGACCGGGACGAGACACAGGTTACGATACTCGACGCTCTCGTCGACCGGAACGAGGATGGGATGACCGTCTTCGAGCTCCGGGCCGCCGTCTCGATCGACATCGATCGACTGGAGACCGCACTCGCCAACCTCAACGACGACGACCTGATCGTCGTCGAGAACAGTGCGAGCGAGACGGTGATCAAACCCGCCCCCCGGGTCGTTCCGGAACCAGGCGCGGACGAGTCCGACGGGTCGATCGTGGAGTGGGTGCGCGAGCGATTCCCCTTCTGA
- a CDS encoding oxidoreductase, whose protein sequence is MQVTVVGGGPAGLYASLLLKKEYPNWEISVSERDPADNTYGWGVVFSDATLSNLKEADTESHERITDAFVRWDPIDVHLKGESIRCGGHTFAGIMRADLLTILQERCRAVGVDLNHDVAIDDPEALEAESDLLIGADGLNSTVRETYEDAFAPSVSSGSAKFAWFGTEKPFDVFTFIFRANEHGLWRVHAYPGRMSTFIVECTEETWDAAGMDEKDEADAIAYLEDLFSDHLDGYDLQSKLYAWRNFPVVECGSWSKRDEVVLLGDAAHTAHFSIGSGTKLALEDAISLLEGFREHGTDVRSALNHYEKERRPRVEGLQAAAERSQSYFENVERYWDLPPEQFAYNLLTRSGRISYDSLKQRDVGYADAYDRWFEAQASVGEGGATTPSDGIEPLAASRPLNQPLTLRETTVDNRLTVTRPPSNGSTDGVPGAAYLDDLRERARGGPGLLLTDPVAVSPDGRITPGTPGLYEDAHVDAWGAFVDEVHAETDTAVGLQLVHAGRRGATRHREYGLDRPLSPEERWELYAPSANPYVPGGPTPTAMDADDCDRIRERFVGAAERAANAGFDYLQLHAGHGYLLSSFLSPLTNDRADEYGGSLEARMRYPLSVFDAVRDAWPDGRPLGAALQATDWNLSGLKTRDSLQVAHEFADRDCDLLSIVAGQATVRERPRYDPTVLADFTETYRNETGVPALSTNYVTTYDEVNTLVGAGRADLCTYRS, encoded by the coding sequence ATGCAGGTAACCGTCGTCGGCGGCGGCCCCGCCGGCCTGTACGCGAGTCTCTTGCTCAAAAAGGAGTACCCCAACTGGGAGATCTCGGTCTCCGAACGCGACCCGGCCGACAACACCTACGGCTGGGGCGTGGTCTTCTCCGATGCGACACTGTCGAACCTCAAAGAGGCGGACACGGAGAGTCACGAGCGCATCACCGACGCTTTCGTTCGCTGGGATCCGATCGACGTCCACCTGAAAGGTGAGTCCATCCGCTGTGGTGGCCACACCTTCGCCGGCATCATGCGCGCGGACCTCCTGACGATCCTGCAGGAGCGGTGCCGGGCGGTCGGCGTCGACCTGAATCACGACGTCGCGATCGATGATCCCGAAGCGCTGGAAGCGGAGTCCGACCTGCTGATCGGCGCCGACGGGCTCAACAGCACGGTCAGGGAAACCTACGAGGACGCGTTCGCTCCGAGCGTCTCGTCTGGATCGGCCAAGTTCGCCTGGTTTGGCACCGAGAAACCGTTCGACGTCTTCACGTTCATCTTCCGGGCAAACGAACACGGCCTCTGGCGCGTCCACGCGTACCCGGGGCGGATGAGCACGTTCATCGTCGAGTGTACCGAGGAAACCTGGGACGCCGCGGGGATGGACGAGAAGGACGAGGCGGACGCGATCGCCTACCTGGAGGACCTGTTTTCCGACCACCTCGACGGCTACGACCTGCAGAGTAAGCTCTACGCCTGGCGGAACTTCCCCGTCGTGGAGTGTGGTTCGTGGTCGAAGCGCGACGAGGTCGTCCTCCTGGGCGACGCGGCCCACACCGCGCATTTCTCGATCGGCTCCGGGACGAAACTCGCCCTGGAGGACGCCATCTCGCTGCTCGAGGGGTTCAGAGAGCACGGCACCGACGTCCGCTCGGCGCTCAATCACTACGAGAAGGAGCGTCGCCCGCGCGTCGAAGGCCTCCAAGCCGCCGCCGAGCGCAGCCAATCGTACTTCGAGAACGTCGAGCGATACTGGGACCTGCCGCCGGAACAGTTCGCCTACAATCTGCTGACTCGAAGCGGTCGCATCTCCTACGACAGCCTCAAGCAGCGCGACGTGGGCTACGCCGACGCCTACGACCGGTGGTTCGAAGCGCAGGCATCGGTCGGCGAGGGCGGGGCCACAACGCCGAGTGACGGAATCGAGCCGCTCGCTGCCAGTCGACCGCTGAACCAACCGCTCACGCTCCGCGAGACGACCGTCGACAACCGGCTGACCGTCACCCGGCCGCCGAGCAACGGGTCGACGGATGGGGTCCCTGGGGCCGCGTACCTAGACGACCTCCGTGAGCGGGCGAGGGGCGGGCCCGGCCTCCTGCTGACCGATCCAGTCGCCGTCAGTCCCGACGGGCGGATCACACCGGGCACTCCCGGACTGTACGAGGACGCACACGTCGACGCCTGGGGCGCGTTCGTCGACGAGGTCCACGCGGAGACGGATACCGCGGTCGGCCTGCAGCTGGTCCACGCCGGCCGGCGTGGGGCCACGCGCCACCGCGAATACGGCCTCGACCGGCCGCTCTCGCCCGAGGAGCGCTGGGAGCTGTACGCACCCTCCGCGAATCCCTACGTCCCAGGCGGTCCCACACCGACCGCGATGGACGCCGACGACTGCGACCGGATTCGAGAGCGCTTCGTCGGCGCCGCTGAGCGCGCCGCGAACGCCGGGTTCGACTACCTCCAGCTCCACGCCGGCCACGGCTACCTCCTCTCGTCGTTCCTCTCGCCGCTCACGAACGATCGCGCGGACGAGTACGGTGGCTCGCTCGAGGCGCGGATGCGATACCCGCTTTCGGTCTTCGACGCCGTGCGCGACGCCTGGCCCGACGGGAGGCCGCTCGGGGCCGCGCTGCAGGCGACCGACTGGAACCTGAGCGGGTTGAAGACCCGAGACTCGCTGCAGGTCGCCCACGAGTTCGCCGACCGGGACTGCGACCTGCTCTCGATCGTGGCCGGGCAGGCGACCGTTCGCGAACGGCCGCGCTACGATCCAACCGTCCTCGCCGACTTCACCGAGACCTATCGAAACGAGACCGGGGTTCCGGCGCTCTCGACGAACTACGTGACGACCTACGACGAGGTCAACACGCTCGTCGGCGCGGGCCGCGCCGACCTCTGTACGTACAGATCCTAG
- a CDS encoding 4Fe-4S dicluster domain-containing protein produces the protein MAIDPQFHENRDQVDEHEGHSVWGPVDEPEELGIHGTHVAVDFDICLADGACLEDCPVDVFEWVDTPGHPESEKKADPTHEAQCIDCMLCVDVCPVDAIDVDAGRTA, from the coding sequence ATGGCCATCGACCCACAATTTCACGAGAACCGCGACCAGGTAGACGAACACGAGGGACACAGCGTCTGGGGCCCCGTCGACGAGCCGGAAGAACTCGGTATCCACGGGACCCACGTCGCCGTCGACTTCGACATCTGCCTCGCCGACGGCGCCTGTCTCGAGGACTGCCCGGTCGACGTCTTCGAGTGGGTCGACACGCCTGGCCACCCCGAGAGCGAGAAGAAGGCCGACCCGACCCACGAGGCCCAGTGCATCGACTGCATGCTCTGTGTCGACGTCTGTCCGGTCGACGCGATCGACGTCGACGCCGGCCGGACGGCCTGA
- the ygfZ gene encoding CAF17-like 4Fe-4S cluster assembly/insertion protein YgfZ, with amino-acid sequence MTSIESTHADHGATFATRGGETVVSHYGRPERAHRAVRNGVGLIERVVGVVSVRGDDRIDYVDNVLSNRVPSSEGEGCYALLLDPQGGIETDLYVYNAGERVLCFTPPGRAAALADEWAEKVFIQDVEIDDVTDDLAIFGVHGPQATEKVASVLHGSATPDEPLTFVRGSTADAGVSVIRTDAPTGEEGYEIICDVTDAAAVFEALSVQGMNAAPFGYQTWESLTLEAGTPLFEHELEGTIPNVLGLRNALDFAKGCYVGQEVVSRVENRGQPSRRLIGLTLGTEDDTGEADDTTAVGDSTESAETGDGAAEPADRTATSGAAVFDGDSAVGEVTRSVTSPTLETPIALALVDFDLEATALTVRIGGEEIPATVTELPFIDGSERSARLPSYH; translated from the coding sequence ATGACGAGCATCGAGTCGACTCACGCCGATCACGGGGCGACGTTCGCCACTCGAGGCGGCGAGACAGTCGTCTCTCACTACGGGCGCCCGGAGCGGGCCCATCGCGCCGTGCGAAACGGCGTCGGACTGATCGAGCGGGTCGTCGGCGTCGTCTCCGTCCGGGGCGACGATCGGATCGACTACGTCGACAACGTCCTCTCGAATCGGGTTCCGTCCTCGGAAGGGGAGGGCTGTTACGCACTGTTGCTCGACCCCCAGGGTGGGATCGAAACGGATCTGTACGTCTACAACGCCGGCGAGCGGGTGCTGTGTTTCACGCCACCAGGCCGGGCCGCGGCACTCGCCGACGAGTGGGCCGAGAAGGTGTTCATCCAGGACGTCGAGATCGACGACGTGACGGACGACCTCGCGATCTTCGGCGTCCACGGCCCGCAGGCCACCGAGAAAGTCGCGAGCGTCCTCCACGGTTCGGCGACGCCCGACGAACCGCTCACGTTCGTCCGCGGCTCGACGGCTGACGCCGGCGTGAGCGTGATTCGAACCGACGCGCCGACCGGCGAGGAGGGATACGAGATTATCTGCGATGTCACGGACGCAGCCGCCGTCTTCGAAGCACTCTCCGTGCAGGGAATGAACGCCGCCCCCTTCGGCTACCAGACCTGGGAGTCGTTGACGCTCGAAGCCGGGACACCGCTCTTCGAGCACGAACTCGAAGGCACGATCCCCAACGTCCTCGGACTCCGGAACGCCCTCGACTTCGCCAAGGGCTGTTACGTCGGCCAGGAGGTCGTCTCACGGGTCGAGAACCGTGGGCAACCCAGCCGCCGCCTGATCGGATTGACGCTCGGAACTGAGGACGATACGGGCGAGGCGGACGACACGACCGCGGTAGGCGACTCGACCGAATCGGCCGAGACAGGCGACGGAGCAGCCGAACCGGCCGACCGAACCGCCACGTCGGGTGCGGCCGTCTTCGATGGAGACAGTGCCGTCGGCGAGGTGACGCGATCGGTAACGAGTCCGACGCTCGAGACGCCGATCGCGCTGGCGCTGGTCGATTTCGACCTCGAGGCGACGGCCCTCACCGTCCGTATCGGCGGCGAGGAGATCCCCGCGACCGTGACCGAGTTGCCCTTCATCGACGGGTCCGAACGGTCCGCGCGGCTGCCGAGTTACCACTGA
- a CDS encoding MFS transporter, whose product MRWPYKRTVLALTTLAFFATMAARMVISPVVPQIRADFGVSNTVVGVALTGLWMSYFLSQFPSGVLADRYGERPVILLSLGGTALASLALALSPVFGVFVVATLALGALAGLHYSVGTTLLTRTYDDVGKAIGVHTAGGPIAGLAVPGVAAWVGVRYGWEPAIAIGAVVAGIVFVLFARFVQPTEPQRPAQPMRERFEGGPLLELLRRPPIAFAIGVSILSAFVWQATASFLPTFLHEFRGYPEPVAGGVFAAYFLVQGVASPLVGTASDRYGRDETTAISLAIAALGFVALVAVPGWLATGFAVVTLGVGLSWSAAFLPRFFDVFTPEEEGAGFGFVRTVYGMLGALGSVGTGLLADAFGWGVAFGVLTALLVTVCAALLGNRAVGGRY is encoded by the coding sequence ATGCGCTGGCCATACAAACGGACGGTGCTCGCGCTGACCACGCTCGCGTTCTTCGCGACGATGGCGGCGCGGATGGTCATCAGCCCCGTCGTGCCGCAGATCCGGGCCGACTTCGGCGTGTCGAACACCGTCGTGGGGGTTGCGCTGACAGGCCTGTGGATGTCGTACTTTCTGTCGCAGTTTCCGAGCGGCGTGCTGGCCGACAGGTACGGCGAACGGCCGGTGATCTTGCTCTCGCTCGGCGGGACGGCGCTCGCCAGTCTCGCACTCGCGCTCTCACCCGTCTTCGGCGTCTTCGTGGTGGCGACGCTGGCGCTCGGGGCGCTGGCTGGCCTCCACTACAGCGTCGGGACGACGTTGCTCACGCGGACGTACGACGACGTCGGGAAGGCGATCGGCGTCCACACGGCCGGCGGCCCGATCGCGGGCCTGGCGGTCCCGGGGGTCGCAGCGTGGGTCGGCGTCCGCTACGGCTGGGAACCGGCCATCGCGATCGGGGCCGTCGTCGCCGGCATCGTGTTCGTGCTCTTCGCCCGGTTCGTCCAGCCGACGGAGCCCCAGCGGCCCGCCCAGCCGATGCGCGAACGGTTCGAGGGCGGCCCCTTGCTCGAACTGCTTCGGCGGCCGCCGATCGCTTTCGCGATCGGGGTTTCGATTCTCTCCGCGTTCGTCTGGCAGGCGACGGCCTCCTTCCTCCCGACGTTCCTCCACGAGTTTCGCGGCTACCCGGAGCCGGTGGCCGGCGGCGTCTTCGCCGCGTACTTCCTCGTTCAGGGCGTCGCCAGTCCACTCGTCGGGACGGCCTCGGACCGCTACGGGCGCGACGAGACGACGGCGATCAGTCTGGCGATCGCGGCCCTGGGATTCGTCGCCCTCGTCGCCGTTCCCGGCTGGCTCGCGACCGGGTTCGCCGTCGTCACACTGGGCGTCGGGCTGAGCTGGTCGGCGGCGTTCCTCCCGCGCTTTTTCGACGTGTTCACACCCGAAGAGGAAGGCGCCGGGTTCGGGTTCGTCCGGACCGTCTACGGAATGCTCGGCGCGCTCGGCTCCGTTGGGACGGGCCTCCTCGCCGACGCCTTCGGCTGGGGCGTCGCGTTCGGCGTCCTCACGGCGCTGCTCGTCACCGTCTGTGCCGCGCTCCTCGGAAATCGCGCGGTTGGCGGTCGCTACTGA
- a CDS encoding indoleamine 2,3-dioxygenase has protein sequence MTRSAAVVLDHHDISRERGFLPERDPLPSFESDAHESPVGAALEAFDRLGAELPARLDEGTVRPAVDSLPELSADAVASLSDREAIRLCTLSGFFASAYVHQVDAASADRLPESVAVPLVETSRRFGRKPILSYDQLCLHNWRRHEPDAALTEPTNLEALVQFTEHDDERWFVVIHVAIEARAGQALWAGANAQEAVRADDPDALVGELETLADSIDAQTEIMRRMTERNDPEVFAREYRPYYEGFDDVVYEGVDGFDGETRTYRGGSGAQSSILPSLDAALGVDHATTELVEKLTDMRSYMPESHREVIDAFDRGPAIGEYVDRADRDDLREAYNDCTDSLATFRRVHFGQVIQYIRAVTGDTTGTGGTDYMEFLQVMQEETAAQTR, from the coding sequence ATGACTCGATCCGCCGCGGTTGTTCTCGATCACCACGATATCTCTCGCGAACGCGGCTTTCTCCCCGAGCGCGATCCTCTCCCTTCGTTCGAGTCCGATGCCCACGAATCGCCGGTCGGCGCGGCCCTGGAAGCGTTCGACCGGCTGGGCGCGGAACTGCCGGCGCGGCTGGACGAGGGGACCGTCCGGCCGGCGGTCGATTCGCTGCCCGAATTGTCGGCCGACGCGGTCGCCTCGCTCTCGGATCGCGAGGCGATCCGGCTCTGCACCTTGAGTGGCTTCTTCGCCAGCGCGTACGTCCACCAGGTCGACGCTGCGTCCGCCGATCGGCTCCCCGAGTCCGTCGCCGTCCCGCTCGTGGAAACGTCTCGCCGGTTCGGTCGCAAACCCATCCTCTCCTACGACCAGCTCTGTCTCCACAACTGGCGCCGCCACGAACCAGACGCCGCGCTCACAGAGCCGACGAATCTCGAGGCACTCGTTCAGTTCACCGAGCACGACGACGAGCGCTGGTTCGTCGTCATCCACGTCGCGATCGAGGCACGGGCGGGGCAAGCGCTCTGGGCCGGTGCGAACGCGCAGGAGGCTGTCCGTGCCGACGATCCGGACGCACTGGTCGGCGAACTCGAGACCCTCGCCGACTCGATCGATGCCCAGACCGAGATCATGCGCCGGATGACCGAGCGCAACGACCCCGAGGTCTTCGCTCGCGAGTACCGCCCGTACTACGAGGGGTTCGACGACGTCGTCTACGAGGGCGTCGACGGCTTCGACGGCGAGACGCGCACCTACCGCGGTGGGTCCGGCGCCCAGAGTTCCATCCTTCCCTCGCTCGACGCCGCCCTCGGCGTCGACCACGCCACGACCGAACTCGTCGAGAAGCTCACGGACATGCGCAGCTACATGCCCGAATCCCACCGCGAGGTGATCGACGCGTTCGACCGTGGACCGGCGATCGGCGAGTACGTCGACCGGGCGGACCGTGACGACCTCCGCGAGGCGTACAACGACTGTACCGACTCGCTCGCCACCTTCCGGCGCGTCCACTTCGGGCAGGTCATCCAGTACATTCGGGCGGTGACCGGCGACACGACCGGTACCGGCGGGACGGACTACATGGAGTTCTTGCAGGTGATGCAGGAGGAGACGGCGGCGCAGACGCGATGA
- a CDS encoding acyl-CoA dehydrogenase family protein, which translates to MLDYVSLEADLDAEERMIRDTAREFVDEKVRPDIADHYEAGTFPTDLIPELGELGFFAPNLEGYGLPNVSETAYGLLMQELEACDSGVRSMASVQGSLVMYPIHAYGSEAQKDEWLRDMGTGEAIGCFGLTEPEHGSNPSGMETAAEKDADGYVINGSKTWITNAPIADVAIIWARDRSADDEPVRGFLVETDRDGFSTNKLDDKLSLRASITGEIGLNDVRVPEENVLPGVEGMKGPLSCLTQARYGIAWGAVGAARDAFEQAREYALERDQFDGPIARFQLQQEKLAEMATQITTAQLLAYRLAELKERGDLRPQHVSMAKRNNVRMARDQARVAREMLGGNGITTDYSPMRHMANMETVYTYEGTHDIHTLILGQDLTGIAAFE; encoded by the coding sequence ATGCTGGATTACGTCTCCCTGGAGGCAGATTTAGACGCCGAGGAGCGGATGATCCGTGACACGGCCCGCGAATTCGTCGACGAGAAGGTCCGCCCGGACATCGCCGACCACTACGAGGCGGGGACCTTCCCCACCGACCTCATCCCCGAACTCGGGGAACTCGGGTTCTTCGCGCCGAACCTGGAGGGCTACGGCCTCCCGAACGTCTCCGAGACGGCCTACGGCCTCCTGATGCAGGAGCTCGAAGCCTGCGACTCCGGTGTTCGATCGATGGCCTCGGTGCAGGGCTCGCTCGTCATGTACCCGATCCACGCCTACGGCAGCGAGGCCCAGAAGGACGAGTGGCTCCGAGACATGGGGACGGGCGAGGCCATCGGCTGCTTCGGCCTCACCGAGCCCGAACACGGCTCGAATCCCTCCGGGATGGAAACCGCCGCGGAGAAGGACGCGGACGGCTACGTCATCAACGGCTCGAAGACCTGGATCACGAACGCGCCGATCGCCGACGTGGCGATCATCTGGGCGCGCGATCGCTCGGCCGACGACGAACCGGTTCGCGGCTTCCTCGTCGAGACCGACCGCGATGGGTTCTCGACGAACAAGTTAGACGACAAACTCTCGCTGCGCGCCTCGATCACCGGCGAGATTGGCCTGAACGACGTCCGCGTTCCCGAGGAGAACGTCCTCCCCGGCGTGGAGGGGATGAAGGGGCCGCTGTCGTGTCTCACGCAGGCTCGCTACGGCATCGCCTGGGGTGCCGTCGGTGCCGCCCGCGACGCATTCGAGCAGGCCCGCGAGTACGCCCTCGAACGCGACCAGTTCGACGGCCCCATCGCGCGCTTCCAACTCCAGCAGGAGAAACTCGCCGAGATGGCCACCCAGATCACCACCGCCCAGCTGCTGGCCTACCGTCTCGCCGAACTCAAAGAGCGCGGCGACCTCCGCCCACAGCACGTCTCGATGGCCAAACGCAACAACGTCCGCATGGCCCGCGACCAGGCCCGTGTCGCCCGCGAGATGCTCGGCGGCAACGGCATCACGACCGACTACTCGCCGATGCGCCACATGGCGAACATGGAGACGGTCTACACCTACGAAGGCACCCACGACATCCACACGCTGATTCTTGGCCAGGATTTGACTGGGATTGCGGCTTTTGAGTAG
- a CDS encoding DUF7093 family protein, with product MAVRCSLLGHDFGATEVEREREERGSEVVVTVTEYESCTRCGERTVISENTEVRGIEPADDPEPATSAGAASESADDATVPAEPTPAADSEAPVGDSQSAEAESESLPTDEHGEPITDDAEILEEPAAEPTAEDDRDRAHGAWPDSDDVGQDDASDEPTEWPAAASDETAAPEADPIDEGGSPEAASTAADRQTATATSGIQRAGAAPTPGETGPHEDVPVEFFCPRCSFVAPGDRSSLRAGDICPECKKGYLGERER from the coding sequence ATGGCTGTTCGATGTTCGCTGCTCGGGCACGACTTCGGGGCGACAGAAGTCGAACGCGAGCGCGAAGAACGCGGAAGTGAAGTCGTCGTCACCGTGACGGAGTACGAATCCTGCACACGGTGTGGCGAACGAACCGTTATCAGCGAGAACACCGAAGTCCGAGGGATCGAGCCGGCGGACGACCCCGAGCCGGCGACGTCCGCCGGGGCCGCTTCGGAGTCGGCCGACGACGCAACGGTGCCGGCCGAACCGACCCCTGCGGCCGATTCCGAGGCGCCCGTGGGTGACTCACAGTCGGCCGAGGCCGAGTCCGAATCACTCCCGACCGACGAACACGGCGAACCGATCACCGACGACGCGGAGATTCTGGAGGAACCAGCCGCCGAACCCACCGCCGAGGACGATCGAGACCGTGCGCACGGTGCGTGGCCAGACTCCGACGACGTCGGCCAGGACGACGCGTCCGACGAACCGACCGAGTGGCCGGCGGCTGCGTCCGACGAGACTGCCGCTCCCGAGGCCGACCCGATCGACGAGGGCGGCTCACCGGAAGCAGCCTCGACGGCAGCCGATCGCCAGACGGCGACGGCCACCAGCGGGATCCAGCGCGCGGGGGCTGCCCCGACGCCCGGGGAGACCGGGCCGCACGAGGACGTCCCCGTCGAGTTCTTCTGTCCGCGCTGCTCGTTCGTCGCGCCGGGCGACCGAAGCTCGCTTCGAGCGGGCGATATCTGCCCCGAGTGCAAGAAGGGCTACCTCGGCGAACGCGAGCGCTGA
- a CDS encoding LLM class flavin-dependent oxidoreductase translates to MHVGIGLPNTLDADGETLLSWARRADDGPFSSIGVFDRLVYESTDPLTTLATCAGVTEDVRLATSIVAGPLRNDALLAKRAATVDQLSNGRLTLGLALGARREDYEAAGASYDDRGKRFSRQLSRLREIWDDDAFGPEPVQDSGPQVLVGGDSDPTFQRVGRYGDGYIHGGGPPRAFERNAQQARAAWTESGRPGDADLWGHGYVALGEEAEERGREYLLDYYAFTGPFAETIADSLLTTPQEVLSFVRGYADAGCDELLLFPTVADGDQYEKLETLIETEWR, encoded by the coding sequence ATGCACGTCGGAATTGGCCTGCCGAACACGCTAGACGCCGACGGCGAGACGCTCCTGTCGTGGGCCCGGCGCGCCGACGACGGACCGTTCTCGAGTATCGGCGTCTTCGATCGGCTGGTGTACGAAAGCACGGACCCGCTCACGACGCTCGCGACCTGCGCCGGCGTCACCGAGGACGTCCGGCTCGCGACGTCCATCGTCGCCGGCCCGCTCCGAAACGACGCGTTGCTAGCAAAGCGCGCGGCGACTGTCGACCAGCTCTCGAACGGGCGACTCACGCTCGGACTGGCGCTCGGGGCCCGCCGCGAGGACTACGAGGCCGCCGGGGCGAGCTACGACGACCGCGGCAAGCGCTTTTCGCGGCAGTTGAGTCGACTTCGGGAGATCTGGGACGACGACGCGTTCGGCCCCGAGCCCGTCCAGGACAGCGGCCCGCAGGTGCTCGTCGGCGGCGACAGCGACCCGACGTTCCAGCGCGTCGGTCGGTACGGGGACGGGTACATCCACGGCGGCGGCCCGCCGCGAGCCTTCGAACGGAACGCCCAGCAGGCCCGGGCCGCCTGGACCGAATCGGGACGGCCGGGCGACGCCGACCTCTGGGGGCACGGCTACGTCGCGCTCGGCGAGGAGGCCGAGGAACGCGGTCGCGAATACCTGCTGGACTACTACGCCTTTACGGGCCCCTTCGCGGAGACGATCGCGGACAGTCTGCTGACCACCCCGCAGGAGGTGCTCTCGTTCGTCCGCGGCTACGCCGACGCCGGCTGCGACGAACTCCTGCTGTTTCCGACCGTCGCCGACGGGGACCAGTACGAGAAACTCGAGACGCTGATCGAGACCGAGTGGCGGTGA
- a CDS encoding DUF5611 family protein, with protein MKEYKMRRGEYLEERIPDMEASIEDYFGPITGTEEFKGSSLHVVAEPANPVFERIVVGAVEYSGKKDKLAVEFHERDPTELGPDELEAAADAVDAKNDFLLEATGRDAKARRDSLKRAVEDDPDHDVE; from the coding sequence ATGAAGGAGTACAAGATGCGCCGCGGTGAGTACCTCGAAGAACGGATCCCCGACATGGAAGCCTCCATCGAGGACTACTTCGGCCCGATCACCGGGACGGAGGAGTTCAAGGGTAGTTCGCTGCACGTCGTCGCGGAACCAGCCAATCCCGTCTTCGAGCGAATCGTCGTCGGCGCCGTCGAATACTCCGGGAAGAAGGACAAACTCGCCGTCGAGTTCCACGAACGCGACCCCACCGAACTCGGTCCGGACGAACTGGAGGCCGCCGCCGATGCCGTCGACGCGAAGAACGATTTCCTCCTCGAAGCGACCGGTCGCGACGCGAAAGCCCGACGCGACTCCCTCAAACGCGCCGTCGAAGACGACCCCGACCACGACGTCGAGTAA